A single genomic interval of Macadamia integrifolia cultivar HAES 741 chromosome 6, SCU_Mint_v3, whole genome shotgun sequence harbors:
- the LOC122080747 gene encoding protein METHYLENE BLUE SENSITIVITY 1, giving the protein MTGKAKPKKHTAKEIAAKIDAATTNRGGGKAGQVNRSGLDKGGHAKFECPHCKTTAPDAKSMQIHHDAKHPKIPYDEAKLINLHATHEAEPSSKPRPGVRGSFKK; this is encoded by the coding sequence ATGACCGGAAAGGCAAAGCCCAAGAAGCACACGGCGAAAGAGATAGCCGCGAAGATTGATGCGGCCACCACCAACAGAGGCGGCGGAAAGGCCGGGCAGGTAAACCGCTCTGGGCTGGACAAGGGTGGCCACGCCAAATTCGAATGTCCTCATTGTAAGACTACTGCTCCTGATGCCAAATCTATGCAGATACATCACGATGCTAAGCATCCAAAGATCCCCTACGACGAGGCCAAGCTCATCAACTTGCATGCTACCCATGAGGCCGAACCCTCTAGTAAGCCTCGTCCTGGGGTCCGCGGTAGCTTCAAGAAGTAG